Proteins from one Capricornis sumatraensis isolate serow.1 chromosome 2, serow.2, whole genome shotgun sequence genomic window:
- the LOC138074365 gene encoding cytochrome P450 4A6-like, which yields MSVSALSLTRALGSVSGPLQVVSLLSLVLLLLKAVQFYLRRQWLLKVFHQFPSPPSHWLCGHSLKCSKENELQELLKRVEKFPCAYPRWMWGDNVHLIVYDPDYMKVVLGRSDPKSNDVCRFLAPWIGTGLLLLEGETWFQHRRMLTPAFHHDILKPYLGLMADSVQGMLDKWEEFVSQDSSLEILGDISLMTLDTIMKCAFSHQGSIRNNRCSDQGEEGSPAEGGRAGEGEEQEALGLPGHPPLCQSEYGLPFRDHLDQMPYTTMCIKEAMRLYPPVPAVSRELSKPITFPDGRSLPAGIKVALSIYGLHHNPKVWPNPEVFDPSRFALGSNQHSHAFLPFSGGSR from the exons ATGAGTGTCTCTGCACTGAGCCTCACCAGAGCCCTGGGCAGTGTCTCTGGGCCCCTGCAGGTGGTATCTCTGCTCAGCCTGGTTCTGCTTCTGCTCAAGGCAGTACAGTTCTACCTGCGTAGACAGTGGCTGCTCAAAGTATTTCATCAGTTCCCGTCTCCTCCTTCCCACTGGCTCTGTGGGCACAGCTTGAAG TGCTCAAAGGAAAATGAGCTACAAGAGCTACTGAAAAGGGTAGAGAAATTCCCCTGTGCCTATCCTCGCTGGATGTGGGGGGACAATGTTCACCTTATTGTCTATGACCCTGACTACATGAAGGTGGTCCTGGGGAGATCTG ATCCTAAGTCTAATGATGTCTGCAGATTCTTGGCCCCCTGGATTG GGACAGGTTTGCTGCTGTTGGAGGGGGAGACATGGTTTCAGCACCGGCGGATGCTGACCCCAGCCTTCCATCATGACATCCTGAAGCCCTACCTGGGTCTCATGGCCGactctgtccaagggatgctg GACAAGTGGGAGGAGTTCGTCAGCCAGGACTCATCTCTGGAGATCCTTGGAGACATCTCCTTGATGACCTTGGACACCATCATGAAGTGTGCCTTCAGCCATCAGGGCAGCATCAGGAATAACAG ATGCAGTGATCAAGGAGAGGAAGGCTCACCTGCAGAAGGAGGGAGAGCTGGAGAAGGTGAGGAGCAGGAGGCACTTGGACTTCCTGGACATCCTCCTCTTTGCCAGAGTGAGT ATGGTCTTCCTTTCAGGGACCATCTGGACCAGATGCCCTACACCACCATGTGCATCAAGGAGGCCATGAGACTCTATCCACCAGTACCAGCCGTCAGCAGAGAGCTGAGCAAGCCTATCACCTTCCCTGATGGACGCTCCTTACCTGCAG GAATCAAAGTTGCCCTCTCCATTTATGGACTTCACCACAACCCAAAGGTGTGGCCGAATCCAGAG GTGTTTGACCCATCTCGGTTTGCACTGGGTTCTAATCAACACAGCCATGCTTTCCTGCCCTTCTCAGGAGGATCCAGGTGA